The proteins below come from a single Miscanthus floridulus cultivar M001 chromosome 1, ASM1932011v1, whole genome shotgun sequence genomic window:
- the LOC136529961 gene encoding E3 ubiquitin-protein ligase RING1-like has protein sequence MSTPAAAYYAAAARKQYFCYQCNRTVLIAASAAAAGELSCPECHGDFLEEVTVPAPTFIPLPFPFPFASSTTIPAGGTAPAPAAAPAAAGSGGSPPFSSSSSSAATSPSQPNDLSSILNIFLGLGGEQPPIRAGGGSGSRAAAGTATPENEPEPFDPVMFFQNYIHSLMEGGANIQVLLDDPSVNLGSGPGLGRIGGASFGDYFVGPGLEQLIEQLAENDPNRYGTPPAAKSALSSLPDVVVTHTMVAAAEGAECAVCKEDFSPGEVAKQMPCKHIYHTDCIVPWLELHNSCPICRFELPTDDPDYEGRKVSNPQPAVGIAAAAAASGSSTAADGQMEERQESPRVVERRFNVSLPWPFSGLGGQTSQQDGNSGGSGSNSQGSGSQDGDPPSSKN, from the coding sequence ATGTCGACTCCAGCCGCCGCCTACTATGCCGCCGCCGCGCGCAAGCAGTACTTCTGCTACCAATGCAACCGCACCGTCCTCATcgcggcctccgccgccgccgccggtgagctCTCGTGCCCCGAGTGCCACGGCGACTTCCTCGAGGAGGTCACCGTCCCTGCCCCCACCTTCATCCCGCTCCCCTTCCCGTTCCCCTTTGCCTCCTCCACCACGATCCCCGCCGGCGGCACCGCCCCGGCCCCCGCCGCCGCTCCAGCAGCCGCCGGCTCTGGCGGGTCCCCTCCcttctcgtcctcgtcctcctccgccgcgACCTCCCCGTCCCAGCCCAACGACCTCTCCTCCATCCTCAACATCTTCCTCGGACTCGGGGGCGAACAACCCCCCATCAGGGCCGGCGGCGGCTCCGgctcgcgcgccgccgccggcacgGCCACCCCTGAGAACGAGCCGGAGCCCTTCGACCCGGTCATGTTCTTCCAGAATTACATCCACAGCCTCATGGAGGGGGGCGCCAACATCCAGGTCCTCCTCGACGACCCCAGCGTCAACCTCGGCTCCGGACCCGGCCTCGGCCGCATCGGCGGGGCAAGCTTCGGGGATTACTTCGTCGGCCCAGGCCTCGAACAACTCATCGAGCAGCTCGCCGAGAACGACCCCAACCGCTATGGCACGCCGCCGGCTGCCAAGTCGGCCCTCTCCTCGCTCCCCGATGTTGTCGTGACTCACACCATGGTTGCAGCCGCGGAGGGCGCTGAGTGCGCCGTCTGCAAGGAGGATTTCTCGCCTGGAGAGGTGGCCAAGCAGATGCCCTGCAAGCACATCTACCACACCGACTGCATCGTGCCGTGGCTTGAGCTTCACAACTCGTGCCCCATCTGCCGCTTTGAGCTGCCCACTGATGATCCTGACTATGAGGGGCGGAAGGTCTCTAATCCTCAGCCGGCTGTTGGTattgctgctgctgcagctgcaTCTGGGAGCTCTACTGCTGCTGATGGACAAATGGAGGAGAGGCAGGAGAGTCCAAGGGTGGTTGAGAGGAGGTTCAATGTGTCGCTCCCATGGCCATTCAGCGGATTGGGAGGGCAGACATCGCAGCAGGATGGGAACAGTGGAGGAAGCGGTAGCAACTCACAAGGCAGTGGCTCGCAAGATGGTGACCCACCCAGCAGCAAGAATTGA